Proteins from a genomic interval of Oncorhynchus gorbuscha isolate QuinsamMale2020 ecotype Even-year unplaced genomic scaffold, OgorEven_v1.0 Un_scaffold_1461, whole genome shotgun sequence:
- the LOC124022872 gene encoding serine/threonine-protein kinase PLK1-like isoform X2 translates to MSAPVTKAVNPSTTVDPKSAPLKDIPDILLDPRTLKKYSRGRFLGKGGFAKCYEITDLETREVFAGKVVPKAMIVKPHQRDKMTSEISIHKSLDNPHIVGFHGFFEDDDFVFVVLEICRRRSLLELHKRRKAVTEPEARYYMMQLVKGCQYLHNNRVIHRDLKLGNIFLSDDMDVKIGDFGLATKIEFDGERKKTLCGTPNYIAPEVLCKKGHSFEVDVWSLGCILYTLLVGKPPFETSCLKETYNRIKKNNYTIPWQINPVAASLIKRMLHADPSQRPTVSQLLTDEFFTEGYIPLRLPTTCLTVPPRFSIAPSSLEPSQRRPLTALNNKGTEKVEKKDEPLLREIPEATDCHLSDLLQQLDTCNAAKPSERGLIRMEEAEDPACVPIFWISKWVDYSDKYGLGYQLCDNSVGVLFNDCTRMMMYADGDSLQYIDKMAAESYLSVRSYPATLSKKITLLKYFRNYMSEHLLKAGANITPRDGDELARLPYLSHWFRTKSAIVLHLTNGTVQINFFQDHTKLILCPLMGAVSFIDEKRDFRTYKTSLIEEFGCCKELASRMRYARLMVAKLLSCKSSTPH, encoded by the exons ATGAGTGCGCCGGTAACCAAGGCGGTGAATCCGTCGACAACCGTCGACCCCAAATCGGCACCTCTCAAAGACATCCCAGATATTCTCCTAGACCCCCGGACCCTGAAGAAATACAGCCGAGGACGTTTCCTGGGCAAAGGAGGCTTTGCCAAATGCTACGAGATCACAGATCTGGAAACCAGAGAGGTTTTCGCCGGTAAAGTCGTCCCCAAAGCCATGATAGTCAAACCTCACCAGAGGGACAAGATGACCTCTGAAATCTCCATTCATAAGAGTCTCGACAATCCGCACATTGTGGGATTTCACGGCTTTTTCGAGGACGACGACTTCGTCTTTGTCGTGTTGGAGATTTGCAGACGACGG TCTCTGTTGGAGCTACATAAGCGTCGTAAGGCTGTAACGGAGCCGGAGGCTCGGTATTATATGATGCAGCTGGTTAAAGGCTGTCAGTACCTCCACAACAACAGAGTGATACACAGAGACCTGAAACTAGGAAACATCTTCCTCAGCGACGACATGGATGTCAAGATAG GTGACTTTGGCCTTGCCACTAAGATAGAGTTTGACGGGGAACGTAAGAAGACGTTGTGTGGAACACCGAACTACATCGCCCCGGAGGTTCTCTGTAAGAAGGGACACAGCTTCGAGGTCGACGTCTGGTCTCTGGGCTGTATCCT gtacactctgCTGGTTGGTAAACCTCCATTTGAGACGTCTTGTCTGAAGGAGACCTACAACCGCATCAAAAAGAACAACTACACCATCCCCTGG CAAATCAACCCTGTGGCGGCGTCTCTGATCAAGAGGATGCTGCACGCCGACCCGTCCCAGCGGCCCACCGTCTCCCAGCTGCTAACCGACGAGTTCTTCACCGAGGGGTACATCCCCCTGCGTCTCCCCACCACCTGCCTCACCGTGCCCCCGCGCTTCTCCatcgctccctcctctctggaGCCCAGCCAGAGACGCCCGCTCACCGCTCTCAACAACAAGG ggacagagaaGGTGGAAAAGAAAGATGAGCCACTGCTCAGAGAGATTCCCGAGGCCACAGACTGCCACCTGAGTGACCTGCTGCAGCAACTCGACACCTGCAACGCTGCCAAGCCCTCGGAGAGAGGACTCATACGCATGg AGGAGGCAGAGGACCCAGCCTGTGTCCCCATCTTCTGGATCAGCAAGTGGGTCGACTACAGCGACAAATACGGACTGG GCTATCAGCTGTGTGACAACAGTGTGGGGGTGTTGTTTAACGACTGCACCAGGATGATGATGTACGCCGACGGAGACAGTCTTCAGTACATCGACAAGATGGCCGCCGAGAGCTACCTCAGTGTCCGCTCCTACCCCGCTACGCTATCCAAGAAG ATCACGTTGTTGAAGTACTTCCGTAACTACATGTCGGAGCACCTTCTGAAGGCGGGTGCCAACATCACGCCTCGTGACGGAGACGAGCTGGCCCGTCTGCCGTACCTCAGCCACTGGTTCAGAACCAAGTCGGCCATCGTCCTCCACCTCACCAACGGCACCGTGCAGATCAACTTCTTCCAG GACCACACCAAGTTGATCCTGTGTCCTCTGATGGGTGCTGTGTCCTTCATCGACGAGAAGAGAGACTTCCGGACCTATAAGACGTCTCTGATCGAGGAGTTTGGCTGCTGTAAGGAGCTGGCCAGCAGGATGCGATACGCCCGACTGATGGTGGCCAAACTACTGTCCTGCAAGTCCTCCACGCCTCACTGA
- the LOC124022872 gene encoding serine/threonine-protein kinase PLK1-like isoform X1 — protein sequence MSAPVTKAVNPSTTVDPKSAPLKDIPDILLDPRTLKKYSRGRFLGKGGFAKCYEITDLETREVFAGKVVPKAMIVKPHQRDKMTSEISIHKSLDNPHIVGFHGFFEDDDFVFVVLEICRRRSLLELHKRRKAVTEPEARYYMMQLVKGCQYLHNNRVIHRDLKLGNIFLSDDMDVKIGDFGLATKIEFDGERKKTLCGTPNYIAPEVLCKKGHSFEVDVWSLGCILYTLLVGKPPFETSCLKETYNRIKKNNYTIPWQINPVAASLIKRMLHADPSQRPTVSQLLTDEFFTEGYIPLRLPTTCLTVPPRFSIAPSSLEPSQRRPLTALNNKAGTEKVEKKDEPLLREIPEATDCHLSDLLQQLDTCNAAKPSERGLIRMEEAEDPACVPIFWISKWVDYSDKYGLGYQLCDNSVGVLFNDCTRMMMYADGDSLQYIDKMAAESYLSVRSYPATLSKKITLLKYFRNYMSEHLLKAGANITPRDGDELARLPYLSHWFRTKSAIVLHLTNGTVQINFFQDHTKLILCPLMGAVSFIDEKRDFRTYKTSLIEEFGCCKELASRMRYARLMVAKLLSCKSSTPH from the exons ATGAGTGCGCCGGTAACCAAGGCGGTGAATCCGTCGACAACCGTCGACCCCAAATCGGCACCTCTCAAAGACATCCCAGATATTCTCCTAGACCCCCGGACCCTGAAGAAATACAGCCGAGGACGTTTCCTGGGCAAAGGAGGCTTTGCCAAATGCTACGAGATCACAGATCTGGAAACCAGAGAGGTTTTCGCCGGTAAAGTCGTCCCCAAAGCCATGATAGTCAAACCTCACCAGAGGGACAAGATGACCTCTGAAATCTCCATTCATAAGAGTCTCGACAATCCGCACATTGTGGGATTTCACGGCTTTTTCGAGGACGACGACTTCGTCTTTGTCGTGTTGGAGATTTGCAGACGACGG TCTCTGTTGGAGCTACATAAGCGTCGTAAGGCTGTAACGGAGCCGGAGGCTCGGTATTATATGATGCAGCTGGTTAAAGGCTGTCAGTACCTCCACAACAACAGAGTGATACACAGAGACCTGAAACTAGGAAACATCTTCCTCAGCGACGACATGGATGTCAAGATAG GTGACTTTGGCCTTGCCACTAAGATAGAGTTTGACGGGGAACGTAAGAAGACGTTGTGTGGAACACCGAACTACATCGCCCCGGAGGTTCTCTGTAAGAAGGGACACAGCTTCGAGGTCGACGTCTGGTCTCTGGGCTGTATCCT gtacactctgCTGGTTGGTAAACCTCCATTTGAGACGTCTTGTCTGAAGGAGACCTACAACCGCATCAAAAAGAACAACTACACCATCCCCTGG CAAATCAACCCTGTGGCGGCGTCTCTGATCAAGAGGATGCTGCACGCCGACCCGTCCCAGCGGCCCACCGTCTCCCAGCTGCTAACCGACGAGTTCTTCACCGAGGGGTACATCCCCCTGCGTCTCCCCACCACCTGCCTCACCGTGCCCCCGCGCTTCTCCatcgctccctcctctctggaGCCCAGCCAGAGACGCCCGCTCACCGCTCTCAACAACAAGG cagggacagagaaGGTGGAAAAGAAAGATGAGCCACTGCTCAGAGAGATTCCCGAGGCCACAGACTGCCACCTGAGTGACCTGCTGCAGCAACTCGACACCTGCAACGCTGCCAAGCCCTCGGAGAGAGGACTCATACGCATGg AGGAGGCAGAGGACCCAGCCTGTGTCCCCATCTTCTGGATCAGCAAGTGGGTCGACTACAGCGACAAATACGGACTGG GCTATCAGCTGTGTGACAACAGTGTGGGGGTGTTGTTTAACGACTGCACCAGGATGATGATGTACGCCGACGGAGACAGTCTTCAGTACATCGACAAGATGGCCGCCGAGAGCTACCTCAGTGTCCGCTCCTACCCCGCTACGCTATCCAAGAAG ATCACGTTGTTGAAGTACTTCCGTAACTACATGTCGGAGCACCTTCTGAAGGCGGGTGCCAACATCACGCCTCGTGACGGAGACGAGCTGGCCCGTCTGCCGTACCTCAGCCACTGGTTCAGAACCAAGTCGGCCATCGTCCTCCACCTCACCAACGGCACCGTGCAGATCAACTTCTTCCAG GACCACACCAAGTTGATCCTGTGTCCTCTGATGGGTGCTGTGTCCTTCATCGACGAGAAGAGAGACTTCCGGACCTATAAGACGTCTCTGATCGAGGAGTTTGGCTGCTGTAAGGAGCTGGCCAGCAGGATGCGATACGCCCGACTGATGGTGGCCAAACTACTGTCCTGCAAGTCCTCCACGCCTCACTGA